In Rhodothermus marinus DSM 4252, a single genomic region encodes these proteins:
- the fabF gene encoding beta-ketoacyl-ACP synthase II, whose protein sequence is MRRAFLYLSEPETIMAQRRRVVVTGMGALTPIGLNVPDFWEALLQGKSGAAPITRFDPTPFDTHFACELKGFDPLDYMDRKTARRLDPFAQYALVATDEALRDAGLDPEKLAASEKDRIGVVFGSGIGGMQVFQEQTAQYLQRGARFISPLFIPMLIPDISAGHLAIRYGFRGPNYAVVSACATANHNLGDAFLLIQRGMADVVLCGGSEAPITEMALGGFNAMKALSTRNDDPARASRPFDATRDGFVMGEGAGALVLEELEHARRRGARIYAEVLGIGMSADAHHITAPDPEGEGAALAMQALLRDANLRPEDVDYINMHGTSTPLGDVAETKAIKRVFGEHAYRMNVSSTKSMTGHLLGAAGAVEAIATILAIVHQTVPPTINFEHPDPECDLNYTFNAPQQRPVRVAINNAFGFGGHNTAVAFGRYEE, encoded by the coding sequence ATGCGCCGGGCTTTTCTGTACCTGTCCGAACCGGAAACGATCATGGCACAGCGACGACGCGTTGTGGTCACGGGCATGGGCGCCCTGACGCCCATTGGATTGAACGTCCCGGACTTCTGGGAAGCGCTGCTGCAGGGCAAAAGCGGTGCGGCCCCCATCACCCGTTTCGATCCCACCCCGTTCGACACGCACTTCGCCTGCGAACTGAAGGGGTTCGATCCGCTGGACTACATGGACCGCAAAACGGCCCGGCGCCTGGACCCCTTCGCCCAGTACGCGCTGGTGGCCACCGACGAGGCGCTCCGGGATGCCGGACTGGATCCCGAAAAGCTCGCCGCTTCGGAAAAAGACCGGATCGGGGTGGTCTTCGGCAGCGGGATCGGCGGCATGCAGGTGTTTCAGGAGCAGACCGCCCAGTATCTGCAGCGGGGCGCGCGCTTCATCTCGCCGCTGTTCATTCCGATGCTCATTCCCGACATCTCGGCCGGTCACCTGGCCATCCGCTACGGCTTCCGCGGCCCCAACTACGCCGTCGTCTCCGCCTGCGCCACGGCCAACCACAACCTCGGCGACGCTTTTCTGCTCATTCAGCGGGGCATGGCCGACGTGGTGCTCTGCGGTGGCAGCGAGGCGCCCATCACCGAAATGGCGCTGGGTGGCTTCAACGCGATGAAGGCCCTCTCCACACGCAACGACGACCCGGCCCGGGCCAGCCGGCCCTTCGACGCTACCCGCGACGGGTTCGTCATGGGCGAAGGCGCCGGGGCGCTGGTGCTCGAAGAGCTGGAGCACGCGCGCCGACGCGGCGCCCGCATCTACGCCGAAGTGCTCGGCATCGGCATGTCGGCCGACGCCCACCACATCACCGCCCCGGATCCCGAAGGCGAAGGGGCGGCCCTGGCCATGCAGGCCCTGCTGCGCGACGCGAACCTCCGGCCCGAAGACGTTGACTACATCAATATGCACGGCACGTCCACCCCACTGGGCGACGTGGCCGAAACGAAGGCGATCAAGCGCGTCTTCGGCGAGCACGCCTACCGGATGAACGTGTCCTCGACGAAGAGCATGACGGGCCACCTGCTGGGTGCGGCCGGTGCCGTCGAGGCCATCGCCACGATCCTGGCCATCGTGCACCAGACCGTACCGCCCACCATCAACTTCGAGCACCCCGATCCCGAATGCGACCTGAACTACACGTTCAACGCGCCGCAGCAGCGCCCCGTACGTGTGGCGATCAACAACGCCTTCGGTTTCGGCGGGCACAACACGGCCGTGGCCTTCGGCCGCTACGAGGAATAG
- a CDS encoding DUF721 domain-containing protein produces MLSGPQPLGQILKEVIKRWGLRGRIDAVHIIETWAALAGPQINRVTDSAWVRDRKLYVRLTSAAWRHTLHLQREQWCARLNEALGDRLVDEIVFK; encoded by the coding sequence ATGCTATCCGGACCACAGCCGCTGGGACAAATTTTAAAAGAAGTCATCAAACGGTGGGGGCTGCGCGGGCGCATCGACGCCGTGCACATCATCGAAACCTGGGCGGCGCTGGCCGGCCCCCAGATCAACCGGGTGACGGATTCGGCCTGGGTGCGTGATCGCAAGCTCTACGTGCGCCTGACTTCGGCGGCCTGGCGCCATACGCTGCACCTGCAGCGGGAGCAGTGGTGCGCCCGCCTGAACGAAGCGCTGGGCGACCGGCTGGTCGATGAAATCGTCTTCAAGTGA
- a CDS encoding MlaC/ttg2D family ABC transporter substrate-binding protein — MNTPKLLVLLLIGLLLGSFSVARAQSSPEAQKLRQLLESRDRQIKALLDAGPLTSERREQLKDLINGVVDFETMGRLALGPFWNDLTPAQRQEFVEVFSDIVREQSLSDLDIYRARVRYDRVEVQGDSARVVTTVTYKETPTQVVYLFTRRDGQWKAYDIIIDEVSTVEGYARSFQSVIRKRGFDALMNSLRKKQAQLARSSSS, encoded by the coding sequence ATGAACACCCCGAAACTTCTCGTGCTGCTGCTGATCGGCCTGCTGCTCGGTAGCTTTTCCGTTGCCCGGGCGCAGTCCAGTCCCGAAGCGCAGAAACTCCGCCAACTGCTGGAGTCGCGCGACCGCCAGATCAAAGCGCTGCTCGACGCCGGTCCGCTGACGTCCGAACGCCGCGAGCAGCTCAAAGACCTGATCAACGGCGTCGTCGACTTCGAGACGATGGGCCGGCTGGCACTGGGTCCCTTCTGGAACGACCTGACCCCCGCGCAGCGACAGGAGTTCGTCGAGGTCTTCAGCGACATCGTGCGCGAGCAGTCGCTCTCGGACCTGGACATCTACCGTGCCCGCGTGCGCTACGACCGCGTCGAGGTGCAGGGCGACAGCGCCCGTGTCGTCACCACCGTCACCTACAAGGAAACGCCCACGCAGGTGGTCTATCTGTTCACGCGCCGCGACGGTCAGTGGAAGGCCTACGACATCATCATCGACGAGGTAAGCACCGTCGAAGGCTACGCCCGGTCTTTCCAGAGCGTGATCCGCAAGCGTGGCTTCGATGCGCTCATGAACAGCCTCCGGAAAAAGCAGGCCCAGCTGGCCCGCTCCAGCTCTTCGTAA
- a CDS encoding TolC family protein: MRPLLLLCMWLLMPGSGLLEARAQSADTLRLTLIQTLQRALEVSPDLRAVASRLDFAEARYDQARASRFLTQFQLQTAHALGPGLKIPEDNTFSTEALYLNPEVRNDWRNVRPFNQLEIQLIQPLWTWGELSGQIRAARYGTEVEAAGTRQKALEVAARTGELYFSLQLTEALLRLARETGEILDRAKEEVNRLLQEGDPTVDDADLFQLRITEQEYLQRVVEAEERHRIARSALARQLLLPDSVVIDPAEGPLAPLSFTLQPLETYLELAEANRPEIQQARAGLAAREALVDVARSDYYPKLFLGISGRWTYTAGRYRQPNPYISDPYLGESLRAGLGFRLNLNFGQTRARVEQARAQRNEVAYQLEAARQLVRFEVEEAYRNVRIAQAALEARDRALTISKEWLRTEQINFDLDLGDTENLVRAVRENLELQARYYEAVYNYNRAVLRLQRAVGVLDLNVRRGTLVE; encoded by the coding sequence ATGCGACCGTTGCTGCTGCTCTGCATGTGGCTGCTGATGCCGGGCTCGGGACTGCTCGAAGCCCGGGCGCAGTCGGCCGACACGCTCCGCCTGACGCTGATTCAGACGCTGCAACGCGCACTCGAAGTCAGCCCCGACCTGAGGGCCGTCGCGTCGCGCCTTGACTTCGCCGAAGCCCGTTACGATCAGGCCCGCGCCAGCCGCTTTCTGACCCAGTTTCAGCTCCAGACCGCCCACGCCCTGGGGCCGGGCCTCAAAATTCCCGAAGACAACACCTTTTCCACCGAAGCGCTGTACCTGAACCCCGAGGTGCGCAACGACTGGCGCAACGTGCGGCCGTTCAACCAGCTCGAAATCCAGCTCATCCAGCCGCTGTGGACCTGGGGCGAACTCAGCGGCCAGATCCGGGCTGCCCGCTACGGCACCGAGGTCGAGGCCGCCGGCACGCGCCAGAAAGCGCTGGAAGTGGCCGCCCGGACCGGCGAGCTGTACTTCAGCCTGCAGCTCACCGAAGCGCTGCTCCGTCTGGCCCGCGAAACCGGCGAGATCCTGGACCGCGCCAAGGAAGAGGTGAACCGGCTGCTTCAGGAAGGCGACCCCACGGTGGACGACGCCGACCTGTTCCAGCTCCGCATCACCGAGCAGGAGTACCTGCAGCGCGTCGTCGAGGCCGAAGAGCGCCATCGGATCGCCCGTTCGGCGCTGGCCCGTCAGCTCCTGCTTCCCGATAGCGTGGTGATCGATCCGGCCGAAGGGCCGCTGGCACCCCTTTCGTTTACGCTTCAACCGCTGGAAACCTATCTGGAGCTGGCCGAAGCCAACCGCCCGGAGATCCAGCAGGCCCGGGCCGGACTGGCCGCCCGCGAAGCCCTCGTGGATGTGGCCCGCTCGGACTACTACCCGAAGCTGTTCCTGGGCATCTCCGGCCGCTGGACCTACACGGCCGGCCGCTACCGCCAGCCCAATCCGTACATCAGCGATCCCTACCTGGGCGAAAGCCTGCGGGCCGGGCTTGGCTTTCGGCTGAACCTGAACTTCGGCCAGACGCGCGCCCGCGTCGAGCAGGCCCGCGCCCAGCGCAACGAAGTGGCCTACCAGCTGGAAGCCGCCCGCCAGCTCGTGCGCTTCGAAGTTGAAGAAGCCTACCGCAACGTCCGGATCGCACAGGCGGCGCTGGAAGCCCGCGATCGGGCCCTGACCATCAGCAAGGAATGGCTGCGCACCGAACAGATCAACTTCGACCTGGACCTCGGCGACACCGAAAACCTCGTGCGGGCCGTCCGCGAAAACCTCGAACTGCAGGCGCGGTACTACGAAGCTGTCTACAATTACAACCGGGCCGTGCTGCGCCTGCAACGCGCCGTCGGCGTGCTCGACCTGAACGTGCGGCGCGGCACGCTTGTTGAATAA
- a CDS encoding outer membrane protein → MRHAALLLTALFFVTVAKAQVPSPVTFELGPRVGYDIGGDVEEAFVGVDARLGVMALPIDFQATFDYYFMEENVTFWQLGLNALLGFGPGIVFTPYVGAGLGIARTSVSADLGDFGEFSASDTDTGINLIGGARFGVGPIRPFVQAQVTVLGDVDLVTIAGGLLFKFGP, encoded by the coding sequence ATGAGACACGCAGCTTTACTGCTGACCGCCCTCTTTTTTGTGACGGTTGCAAAGGCGCAGGTCCCTTCGCCGGTTACTTTCGAACTGGGTCCCCGCGTCGGTTATGACATCGGGGGAGATGTAGAAGAGGCCTTTGTGGGCGTCGATGCCCGGCTGGGCGTCATGGCCCTGCCCATCGACTTCCAGGCCACGTTCGACTACTACTTCATGGAAGAAAATGTAACATTCTGGCAACTGGGCCTGAATGCCCTGCTGGGCTTCGGGCCGGGCATTGTCTTCACGCCCTATGTGGGGGCCGGCCTGGGTATTGCTCGTACATCCGTCAGTGCCGACCTGGGTGATTTTGGCGAATTCAGCGCCAGCGATACCGACACCGGAATCAATCTGATCGGCGGTGCCCGTTTCGGGGTTGGTCCGATTCGGCCCTTCGTACAGGCGCAGGTTACCGTCCTGGGCGATGTCGATCTGGTGACGATCGCCGGCGGGTTGCTGTTCAAATTCGGGCCCTGA
- a CDS encoding acyl carrier protein has translation MATNDIEAKVKAIIVEKLGVDEADITPEASFTNDLGADSLDTVELIMEFEKEFDITIPDEEAEKIVTVGDAIKYLKEKIGQA, from the coding sequence ATGGCCACCAACGACATCGAAGCCAAGGTGAAAGCCATCATTGTGGAGAAGCTCGGCGTCGACGAGGCCGACATCACGCCGGAGGCTTCCTTCACGAACGACCTCGGGGCCGACTCGCTCGACACGGTCGAACTCATCATGGAATTTGAAAAAGAATTCGACATCACGATCCCCGACGAAGAGGCGGAGAAGATTGTGACGGTGGGCGACGCGATCAAGTACCTGAAGGAAAAGATCGGCCAGGCCTGA
- the metK gene encoding methionine adenosyltransferase, producing MAYLFTSESVSEGHPDKIADQISDAILDAMLAQDPHSRVAVETLVTTGLVVLSGEVYTRAHVDVQQIARDVIRDIGYTDPRLRFDADSCGVLSSIHEQSPDIRQGVDGAPTGEQGAGDQGMMFGYACRETAELMPLPIMLAHRLVRELARIRKEEPHLMPYLRPDAKSQVTVEYEDDRRTPRRIHTVVVSTQHTEDVTQERIREDIREILLPRVLPPELVDDRLILHVNPTGRFVIGGPHGDTGLTGRKIIVDTYGGKGAHGGGAFSGKDPSKVDRSGAYAARYVAKNIVGAGLADEVEVQIAYAIGLAEPVSIDVNTFGTGVVPDAVLVEAVREVFDLRPASIIRDLDLLKPRYRATAAYGHFGRPEFPWEALNRVEELKQAVSRYA from the coding sequence ATGGCCTACCTGTTTACTTCCGAGTCGGTCTCCGAAGGGCATCCGGACAAGATCGCCGATCAGATCTCGGATGCCATTCTGGACGCGATGCTGGCGCAGGACCCGCACAGCCGCGTGGCCGTGGAGACGCTGGTGACCACCGGGCTGGTGGTGCTTTCCGGAGAAGTCTATACACGGGCGCACGTCGACGTGCAGCAGATCGCCCGGGACGTCATCCGCGACATCGGCTACACGGATCCGCGGCTTCGCTTCGACGCCGACAGCTGCGGCGTGCTCTCCAGCATCCACGAGCAGAGCCCGGACATCCGGCAGGGTGTCGATGGGGCGCCCACCGGCGAGCAGGGCGCGGGCGACCAGGGCATGATGTTCGGTTACGCCTGCCGCGAGACGGCCGAGCTGATGCCGTTGCCGATCATGCTGGCGCATCGGCTCGTGCGTGAGCTGGCCCGCATCCGCAAGGAAGAGCCGCACCTGATGCCCTACCTGCGCCCGGACGCCAAAAGCCAGGTGACCGTCGAGTACGAGGACGACCGGCGTACGCCCCGGCGCATCCATACGGTGGTCGTCTCGACGCAGCACACCGAAGACGTCACGCAGGAGCGCATTCGCGAGGACATCCGGGAGATCCTGCTGCCGCGCGTGCTCCCGCCCGAGCTGGTGGACGACCGGCTCATCCTGCATGTGAACCCGACCGGCCGCTTTGTCATCGGCGGGCCGCACGGCGACACGGGGCTGACCGGCCGCAAGATCATCGTGGACACCTACGGCGGCAAAGGAGCGCACGGGGGCGGCGCCTTCAGCGGCAAGGACCCGTCCAAGGTGGACCGTTCGGGCGCCTACGCCGCCCGCTACGTGGCCAAGAACATCGTGGGAGCCGGACTGGCCGACGAGGTGGAGGTGCAGATTGCCTACGCGATCGGGCTGGCCGAGCCGGTCTCGATCGACGTGAACACGTTCGGCACGGGCGTCGTGCCCGATGCGGTACTGGTAGAGGCTGTGCGTGAGGTCTTCGATCTGCGGCCGGCCTCAATTATCCGGGATCTGGACCTGCTCAAGCCGCGCTATCGGGCCACGGCTGCCTACGGCCACTTCGGGCGCCCGGAATTTCCCTGGGAGGCGCTCAACCGCGTCGAAGAACTCAAGCAGGCCGTTTCCCGGTATGCCTGA